The genome window GCGCACTGATCGCGGTCCAGGACGTGCCTCCGGAACTGCCCGGTCCCGTCGTTCTCAAACCACGCCGCGATCTTGCTCTCATACGCGCACGTCGCCGCGTCCACATCGCCATCCAGGTCCAGGTCGACCACCGCGAGACAGTGAGGCGAGCGCAGTTCCGTGTCGAACTCATGAGCCCGCCACCCGGGCGCCTCGTACCACACCAGTCCCACGCCGTGTCCGCGGCTCGCCAGGATGTCGACCTTGCCATCCCCGTTGACGTCCGCGGGATGAAGGTTGGTCGCCCCAGGCTGATTGGCGGCGACCATGGTCTTCTTCCAGCCCCGCTGCATCGGGTCGCGCGGCTGCTCCCAGAACGCGAACCACTCCCCCGTCCCCGGCACCGCCTGCGGGCCCCCCTTGGCCGCGGTGAAGATTTCCTTGCGGCGATCGCCCGTGACATCGCCAAGCCCCAGGTAGTGGCTCAGCCCCGGTGCATCGCCGTCCGCCGCGATCGTCCGCTCCCAACGCTCCGCCGTCCGCGGATCGGCCGGGACGCGGAACCACGCGACCGAGTTCGCAAACGGCGGCTTCGGCTGTCCGGAGTTCGCGATCAGATCGAGCCGGCCGTCGCCGTCGACGTCCCCCACCAGAACGCCATGAATGCCGTGGATCTGATCATCGACCGTTCGAGACTTCCACGAACCCGCCGGGGCCCCGCCCGGATTCTCCAGCCAGAAGATCAGTCCGGGATCGTACCGGGCTCCGATATAGTCCGGGTCGCCGTCTCGGTCGATATCGAAGGTCTCGCTGTGGATCGCTCCATGGTCGGGGGTCTCGTCGACGATCGTCTCCCGCCAGTCAGGAGCGACCAGCAGCCGCGTCTTTCCGGCGGCATTGAAGATCACGTCGACCTTCCCGTCGCCGGTGTAATCGGCGGCGACAACCGTGGTGTTGTGCAGTCCTTCGTGAACGACGTGCTTCTTCCAGGCCTCGTCGGCGCGGCTGACCGACAGGCCGGTCAGCGCGAAGGCGACCAGCGTGGGCGTCCGCAGATTGCGGAAGAGAAGAGAAAGAGCAGCGCGCGGGGGCATGCGGTGAATCCTGTCGTGGCCGGTCGACGTTCGAGCGCGATTCTGCGCCATCGCTCGCCGCTTCGCAAACGCCGCGGCTTCGTTCGCCCCGTCAACGGAACCCTAGCGGCCCGCCGGGCAGCCCCTGTTGCCCTCTCGGCGTCCGGCCCCCTATCCTTGCGATTGGTAGTTCGCCTGCTTGGGAAGACGACATGGGGCTTGATGATCGGGATTACGCGCGGGACATGGGTCGAGGAGGGTGGTCCAGCCCCCGCTCCGACAGCCTCTTCTCCACGGCGGTCAAGACGCTGATCGTCGCCAACGTCATCGTTTACGTCATGCAGCTCCTGACGGCCCAGCATGACCCGCTGTCGCGGTGGTTCGCGCTCGATCCCATGTCCGTCCTGTACGGCCAGATCTGGCGCCTGACGACTTACGACTTCCTCCACGACATGGGGGGGCCCTGGCACATCTTCTGGAACATGTACGTCCTCTGGATGGCAGGGAACCACCTGGAAGAGGGGGTCCTGGGACGACGGGAGTTCTTTGGATTCTACCTCGCCGCGGGAGTCGTCTCCGGGCTGTGCTACTGCCTGTGGGAACTGGCGTCGGGCCATCCGCACTCGGCGATCGGCGCCTCGGGAGCCGTCTCGGCGGTCATGCTCTTTTACGCGCTCCGTTTCCCGGACCACATCTGGCGGATCTTCTACATCATCCCGGTTCCGGTGATCGCGATCGTGTTCATCAACCTCATCGTCGACCTGCACCCCGTCCTGCTCCAGCTCGGCGGAATGCGGGGCGGCGACGGCGTGGCCCACGTGGCGCACCTGGGAGGGATGGCGTTCGGCTACTTCTGCCATCGGACCGATTTCCGGGTCACGTCGATGCTCGACCACTTCCATCCGTTGCGGTCGCTCGAGCGATGGAAGACGCGGCGACGCTTCCGCGTGGTGCGCGACGAGGAGGCCCCCGCCCCCCGCGCCGCCAAGGACTTCGACGCCGAGGTCGACCGGGTCCTGGCCAAGGTCCATGCCAGCGGTCAGGAGAGCCTGACGGAGGCGGAACGGCAGATCCTCACGGACGCGAGCCGCCGTTACCGCAAGTCCTAGGCCCTCGGACCGTCGTGACGGCCTCAGCCGATTCGCCGACCGCCCACCAGTCCGAAGCGCCGGCGAGGGACGTTCCTCCTGCCGCGCTGGCTGCTCCAACGATGCAGCCCGCCCGGCTCCCATCCCCCCTTCCTCGTTCCGATGACCAACCTTCGTCTTACACTCTCCTACGACGGAACCGACTTCGCGGGATGGCAGGTGCAGCCCAATCAGCGGACGGTCCAGGACGAGGTCGAAAAGGGAATCGAAAACCTGACCGGGGAGCGGGTCCGCGTGATGTGCGCCGGGCGGACCGACGCCGGCGTCCACGCCCTCTCGCAAGTGATCAACTTCCGGACAACGTCGTCGATTCCGCCCGAAAAGTGGCGCCCCGCGCTTCAGACGCGGCTTCCCCCGGACATCGTGATCCGCAGCGCCGAAGGGGTCCCCGACGACTTCCACGCGACGTATTCCGCCAAGAGCAAGCGGTATCGCTACCTGATTCTCAACAGCCGCGTCGACGATCCCTTTCTGCGGCGATTCGCCTGGCGGCTCGGCTACCGGCTCAACGTTTCCGACATGCACCGGGCGGCGCAGGTCCTGGTCGGAACGCATGACTTCCGCAGTTTCGAATCGAACTGGCCCAACAAGGCGTCCAGCGTCCGTTCGGTCTACGACGTCGCCGTCCGTCGGATCCGGCAGCATGACCTTTTCCTGCCGAAGGCCCTGTTGACGCCCGGGGGAGCGGAGGAGGCGCCGGATGAGCCGCTGGTTTGCGTGGAGATCGAGGCCAACGGCTTTCTCTACAACATGGTCCGGTCGATCGTCGGGACGCTGGTCAACATCGGCCGCGGGACTTGGCCCGTCGAGTCGATGAAGCGGATCCTGGAGTCAATGCACCGCCTGCACGCCGGGGACACGTCGCCGGCCCAGGGGCTGTTTATGGCGACGGCCAATTACGACCGCGACATGGGAGGGGAACCGGGCGTCCCGGACGAAGGGGACGGGACGGAGGAGTAAGCGACATCCCCTCGTTGGCGTTTACGCTTCAGCGTGGCTCGCCGGACTCGCTCGATTGTAAGGCATCCCAGCGGCCAGCCTGAACGTGGAACTCCAACAAACTGCCGGTCCCAGCAGAGGACTGCTCGCTTAAACCCAACGTGCCACGGCAGCCTGGGGTCAAGGGGGCCACGCCCCCTTGCCGCCGGAGGCGCTTCCATGAGGAACCGTGGGAAACAACGGGCGCCCGCTTTGTGGAACCGGCAGTGAGGACTCCCTCAATCTACACCGCTCGCTGTGAAATCCCTGCGGGTTGGTGAGGGGGCATACGGCACGGTGTCCGCGTTTGGATGCTCACTCCTTCAGACAGTTGTCGACGGCCAGGCCTCCGGCGGGCAAAGGGGCGTTGCCCCTCTGCACTCCCCACCAGGGTGCCCCTGGACCCCGGTGGCCCGTATCTGGCGACCACCAATCAGCGAATGCGCCCACCGGGGAGGGACTCTGCGCCAACAGTCCCCCTAAAAGCAGGAAGACCCAGCCTCCCGAGGTGGTCGCACAGACCTCGAGAGACTGGGTCAATCCTTCGTGCATCATGCACGCACCAACACCGAAGTTCCCAACTTCGGTCGCCAGGGAGATCACGCTTCCACTGAGGTTTCGTTCCGGGCTCGACTCCGGGACAGCCATTTCAGTGGAAGTGTTTCGTTGTCTCCTTTGATTCGGCTTCGGAGTGGAAGACTCGCAAAGCCGCAGAGTGTGTCTTGTTGACCTCGTCCCGCTCGGGAGGAGGGGAGGACCCAGCCCCCCGAGGTGGTCGCACGGACCTCGAGGGACTGGGCCAATCCTCAGTGCGTCTTGCACTTACCAACACCGGAGTTCCCAACTCCAGTCGCCAGGGAGAGACTTTTCGCTCGGCTCGGTTCGGCTCAGTTGTAGTGGTAAGCCGATTCGCCGTGCTCGTTGATATCCAGACCTTCTTCTTCGGTCGTTTCGCTGACCGTGAAGCCGATCGTCTTGTGGATCAGGAGACCGAGGATGATCGTCAGGACGAAGGCGTAGACGCCGGTCGAGACGAGGCCGATGGCCTGCAGCTTGACCTGCTCCATGCCGCCCATCACCGGACGAACCGCGAAGTAACCAACCAGGAGAGCACCGAGGGCTCCACCGACACCGTGGACGCCGACGACGTCCAGCGAGTCGTCGTATCCAAGCTTCGGCTTGGCCTGAACCGCGAGGAAGCAGACGAGACCGCCGATCAGACCGATCACCAGGGCACCGCCCGGGCTGACGTGGCCGGCACAGGGGGTGATCACGACGAGGCCCGCCACCATTCCCGACGCGACGCCGAGGGCGGTCGGCTTACCAACCTTGAGCCATTCGGCGAACATCCAGGAGCCCGTCGCGGCACTGCCGGCGATGGCGGTTGTGGCGAAGGCCATCACGGAGACGGCACCGGCGACCGGCAGGAAGTCCTTGCCGACGGCGATGGCCGAACCGGCGTTGAATCCAAACCAGCCCACCATCAGCATGCCGGCCCCCATCAGGGTCCAGCCAACGCTATGCGGAACGAACTGCGGACCGGGGTAGCCCCGACGCTTCGGAAGAATCAGGATCAGGGCGAGAGCGGAGACACCGGCGAGGACGTGGACGACCGTACCACCGGCGAAGTCCATGACACCCTTCTGGAACAGCCAGCCGTTGACGTTCCACACCCAGTGGGCCACCGGGTTGTAGACGATCGTGGCCCACAGGACGGTGAAGAGACACCACGCACTGAACTTCACGCGTTCGGCCACGGCACCGACGATCAGGGCCGGGGTGATGATGGCGAACATCATCTGGAACATCGCGAACATCAGCTCGGGAATCCCGACCGGAACCGAGCCGACCGTGTCACCGCTGGTGAGCTGGCGACCGTAGGTATCGTCGAACTTCATCGGATCCGTCGGCGTGAAAGCCTTCAGGAAGACGAGCCCCGGCTCCCAGGCCAGGTAGCTCAGCTTCGGCTTGTCGGTGCCGTCGTCATTCTTTCCGGCATCGGACGTGATGACGGAGTTCACGGAGAAGGCCATGTTGTAGCCGTAGGCCACCCACTCAATTGCGATGAGCGGGACGCAGACCATGACGACCATGAACATGTTGAGCAGGTTCTTCGAGCGGACCATCCCGCCGTAGAACAGGGCGAGGCCCGGCATCATGAAGAACACGAGGGCCGCACTGACCATGATCCACGCGGTCGAACCGGTGTCATAGGCCGGAGCGGCGGCCGGAGCCGCGGCGGAGGCCGCCTCAGCAGAGGGCGCCGCCGGGGCGGCTGGCGTTTCAGAGGCCGCTGGCGCGGCCGCAGCAGGGGGTGTTTCCTGAGCACCGACAGTCGGCGTCAAGGCCGTGGTCCAGAGGACCATGGCGAGGAGAGCGAGCGCGCACTTTCTGAGCATTGGAAACAAAGCCTCCCGGGTAGCGGAAACACTAACGACAACGGCCCTTACAACCAGCAGAAAGGGTGTCTGGCTGTGGCGTGCTCACGCATTAAACAATTCGCGTGCCAGTTGTCCCCGCCGAGATCGCCGGGAGGCGTTCTGAGTCGGCCAGAGACTCGCGATTTGCAATTTTTGCTACGTCAAGAGGCAGTTGAAGAATGGCCCGAAAGTCGCAGGGACTGCACAAACAGGAAGCACCTGTGCGCAAAAAAAGCGCCCAGCCTCCCAAGGTGGTCGCACGGACCTTGAGAAACTGGGCGGCTTTATGTGCGTCATGCACTTACCAACACCGGGGAGTTCCAAACGCCGGTCGCCAGGGAGAGATTTGAGATCCGAGTCCGCCACGCTTTCGATACCACTCAGCGGGCTGCGATTCGAACGGTGTCTTGATCCTTTGACTGCGACTTCCGGGGAAGGCTTTCAGGAGAGGTCCCAGTCTCCCGAGGTGGTCGCACGGACCTCGAGAGACTGGGCCAATCCTCAGTGCGTCATGCACTTACCAACACCGGAGTTCCCAACTCCAGTCGCCAGGGAGAGAACACTTGTCTTTCAGCCGTGGGAAGCCGTGTGGATCAGCGGCTTGGCCAGGAAGTTCGGGTAGCACTCGTTGCCGTGTTCGCCGACATCGAGACCTTCGAATTCCTCTTCCGAGGTGACCCGGATTCCCATCGTGATCTTGAGGACCAGGAAGATGACCAGCGAGGTGGCGAACGACCAGACGCCGACCGCCCCGATCCCCTTGAGCTGAACCATGAGCTGATCCATCATCGTCCACTTGTCGGCGGGGATCACGGCCCCGGACGAATCGACCGGCGGAAGGGCCGCGATCGTGGAGGCGATGTCGTAGTTGTAGAACAGGGCGACGGCCAGCGTTCCAAAGACACCGTTGAGCAGGTGCACCGACAGAGCCCCCACCGGGTCGTCAATCTTCAACTTGTCGAAGAACAGCACACCTACGACCGCCAGCGCACCGCCGATCGCACCGACGATTGCCGCCGACTGGATGGTGATGAAGGCACACGGAGCAGTCACGGCCACAAGGCCAGCGAGGCACCCGTTGAGGATCATGCTGAGGTCCGGTTTGCCGAGAAGGACCCAGGCCACCACCAGAGCGGCGAGAGACCCCGTGCAGGCACCCATATTGGTTGCGACGAGGACATGGCTGATCGCCTTGCCGTCGCCGACCGACATCGTCGAGCCCGGATTGAATCCGAACCAGCCGAGCCACAGGATGAACACGCCGAGTGAAGCCGACGTCAGGCTGTGACCAGGAATCGGAATGACCTTGCCATCCTTCGCGTACTTGCCGATGCGGGGCCCCAGGACCAAGATCCCGGCCAGGGCCGCCCAGCCTCCCACGGAGTGAACCACCGTGCAGCCGGCGAAGTCGCGGAAGTTGTTCGCTCCCAGGAACCCGCCCCCCCAGATCCAGTGACCGCTGATCGGGTAGACGAAGGCGACGAGGATGAAGCTGAAAATCAGAAACGCCATGAACTTGATTCGCTCGGCCACCGCCCCGGACACGATCGTGGCGGCAGTCCCGGCGAACACGGTCTGGAAGAAGAACTTGGCCCAGAACGGGACCGGGGTCCAGTTGATCGCGCCGTAAACGCCCTTGTACTCCTCGGTCGAGAACGGGTTCATCGCCGCGTAGGCGGAACCGAGAGCCGGCGAGTTGTCTTCACCCGCGGCAAAGAACAGCCCCTGCTGGCCGTAGTACGGGGTTCCATCGCCGAACATCAGGCCCCAGCCGATCACCCAGAACGAGAGGGCGGACGCGGCGAAGACGATGAAATTCTTGGCGAGGATGTTCGTGCAGTTCTTCGCCTGGCACAGACCGCTCTCCACGAGAGCGAATCCGGCGTTCATCCAGAACACGAGCATGCCGGCGATAAGAACCCACATCGTGTCCATGCCGATGCGGAGAGACGACGAATTCGAAGTCAGAGAGGCCAGGGGGTCCGCCGGCGGCGTCTCCTGGGCCAGCCCCGAACTGGCCGCTAACGACCAAAGGAATACGGTACATAGAGCGAGCGCGCACGATCTCCACATCGATTCTTACCCCACTGTTTTCAGACAGGATGCCAAAACAAAAGCAGCGACAGCCTCCCACTGCACCGCTCAGGAAGCTTGCGAAACGAGAAAAGCCATTGGCTCCAAGCCGCCGGACATCAAGTCAGGTAAAACCCGTCATAACATTCCGCATGCCAAATTGCGTTCGTTTGAAATTTGCGCGGAATTCAAGGTTTTTCTAAAGCCTCGTGCTTTCTGGCCCAACGGCGACACGACCGACCGCTCACAAACCGGGCACAAGTCGCTTGGGTCTGCAGCAATCACCTGACGTTGCCGGAGATTTTTCCTGACGCGCGGGGGAAGGTCGATCAGGTGGCCGCAGGTCCCGGCAAACCAGCCACATCGCACGCTGAAAATGGACGTTACGTCCAACTCAACATTTTCTGCGGGAGATCGTGTCGATTTCCCGCCGAGCCGAGCGACGCTCTGGTGACAACGCCGGCAAACATCAGCGGCGAACCACCTCAACAGTCATTCGATCGGAGCTTCGGACATGCGAGTTATGGTCATCATCAAGGCGGACAAGGACAGCGAAGCGGGCGTCATGCCGAACACCGAGCTGCTGACCCAGATGGGGCAGTTCAACGAGGAACTCGTCAAGGCGGGCGTGATGCTCGCAGGCGAAGGCCTGCACCCCAGCTCGAAGGGGGCCCGCGTCCGGTTCTCCGGAAAGGAACGAACCGTGATCGACGGGCCGTTCGCAGAGACCAAGGAGCTGATCGCCGGATTCTGGCTCTGGCAGGTCCGCTCGATGGCGGAAGCGATCGAGTGGCTCAAGCGGTGCCCCAACCCGATGGAGGGAACGTCGGAGGTCGAGATCCGCCCGGTCTTCGAGATGGAAGACTTCGGCGAAGCGATGTCCCCCGAGCTCCGCGACCAAGAGGACCGCCTCCGCACGGAGATCACCGCTCAGCAGCAGAAGAAGTAGCGGAACGGTTGAAACCAGAGCCGCGGCCGGACCGGGGCTGTTGCCTCGAACGCGGCGGAACGTCCTTTCCCTTTCCTCTCGACCTCAACGTCGCTCAGGAGTCAGTCATGCTCAAGATCCTGTTGATTGTCGCGGCAGTGATTGCCGTTCTGCTCGTCACGACACTCGTCCTGGCCGCTACGAAGCCGGACATCTTCGAGGTCCGGCGGACGGCGGCCATCAAGGCCCCGCCGGAAAAGATCGCGGCGGTCATCGAGGACTTTCAGACCTGGGGCCAATGGTCCCCCTACGAGAAAGTCGATCCGGACATGAAGCGGACCTACTCCGGGGCGCAGGCGGGCCGGGGGGCCGTTTATGAATGGGACGGAGACAACAACATCGGGGCGGGACGGATGGAGATCGTGGAGGCCTCTCCGAAGGGGGTCGGAATCGACTTCCGGATGTCGCGGCCCATGACCTGCCACAACGAAATCGCCTTCACGCTCGAGCCGGCGGGCGACTCAACGAACGTCACCTGGATGATGCGCGGTCCGAACACCTACTTCGGGAAGCTGATCCAGACGTTCATCAGCATGGAGCGGATGGTCGGCAGCCAGCAGGAAGAAGGGCTGCAGAACCTCAAGACGCTCCTCGAAGGCTCCAAGTAACCCGCGGCCGGCCGGCGGCGTCCACCGGCTGCCGGCCTGATCGCGTCGCGAAAGAGGCCTGGCGGTTTACCGCATCGTCTCTCGGCCGAGGGCCTGGGCCAGATGACAACTGCCGCGCACGGGGCGGACCTCGACCACCATTCCGTTCTTGAGGTTGGGGCACTTTCTGGCGAAGGCGGTCGCCTCGTCGAGGCTCTCGGCCGTGATCAGGAAGTACCCGCCGATCGCCTCCTTGGCCTCAACGAACGGGCCGTCGACGATTGTTTCTCCGCGAGCGCCGGAAACGACCCGGCCTTCGCCATCGAGCGGATGGCCGTGCTGAAAGCGCCCCTCGGCGGCCAGGTCGTCGTGCCAGGCGTTCCAGTCCCGGAGGGCCGCGTCCTTCTGGTCGGAGGTCATCGCCTCGTATACAGCCGGAGTCGTGTCGCGGAAGATCAGCATGTAGGCGGAGGCCATCGATTCAGTCCGTTCGAGGAACGCGGGACGGGGACGTCAGTTTCCGATGAGGCCGGGGAGCCCGCAACCCGGTCCCCTGCCCCCTTCACGGCAACTTCCAAAAACTCGGGAAACTTTCCGA of Planctomyces sp. SH-PL14 contains these proteins:
- a CDS encoding FG-GAP repeat domain-containing protein, encoding MPPRAALSLLFRNLRTPTLVAFALTGLSVSRADEAWKKHVVHEGLHNTTVVAADYTGDGKVDVIFNAAGKTRLLVAPDWRETIVDETPDHGAIHSETFDIDRDGDPDYIGARYDPGLIFWLENPGGAPAGSWKSRTVDDQIHGIHGVLVGDVDGDGRLDLIANSGQPKPPFANSVAWFRVPADPRTAERWERTIAADGDAPGLSHYLGLGDVTGDRRKEIFTAAKGGPQAVPGTGEWFAFWEQPRDPMQRGWKKTMVAANQPGATNLHPADVNGDGKVDILASRGHGVGLVWYEAPGWRAHEFDTELRSPHCLAVVDLDLDGDVDAATCAYESKIAAWFENDGTGQFRRHVLDRDQCAYDLRAVDMDVDGDLDILLAGQLSKNVVWYENPKR
- a CDS encoding rhomboid family intramembrane serine protease, which translates into the protein MGLDDRDYARDMGRGGWSSPRSDSLFSTAVKTLIVANVIVYVMQLLTAQHDPLSRWFALDPMSVLYGQIWRLTTYDFLHDMGGPWHIFWNMYVLWMAGNHLEEGVLGRREFFGFYLAAGVVSGLCYCLWELASGHPHSAIGASGAVSAVMLFYALRFPDHIWRIFYIIPVPVIAIVFINLIVDLHPVLLQLGGMRGGDGVAHVAHLGGMAFGYFCHRTDFRVTSMLDHFHPLRSLERWKTRRRFRVVRDEEAPAPRAAKDFDAEVDRVLAKVHASGQESLTEAERQILTDASRRYRKS
- the truA gene encoding tRNA pseudouridine(38-40) synthase TruA; protein product: MTNLRLTLSYDGTDFAGWQVQPNQRTVQDEVEKGIENLTGERVRVMCAGRTDAGVHALSQVINFRTTSSIPPEKWRPALQTRLPPDIVIRSAEGVPDDFHATYSAKSKRYRYLILNSRVDDPFLRRFAWRLGYRLNVSDMHRAAQVLVGTHDFRSFESNWPNKASSVRSVYDVAVRRIRQHDLFLPKALLTPGGAEEAPDEPLVCVEIEANGFLYNMVRSIVGTLVNIGRGTWPVESMKRILESMHRLHAGDTSPAQGLFMATANYDRDMGGEPGVPDEGDGTEE
- a CDS encoding ammonium transporter, with amino-acid sequence MLRKCALALLAMVLWTTALTPTVGAQETPPAAAAPAASETPAAPAAPSAEAASAAAPAAAPAYDTGSTAWIMVSAALVFFMMPGLALFYGGMVRSKNLLNMFMVVMVCVPLIAIEWVAYGYNMAFSVNSVITSDAGKNDDGTDKPKLSYLAWEPGLVFLKAFTPTDPMKFDDTYGRQLTSGDTVGSVPVGIPELMFAMFQMMFAIITPALIVGAVAERVKFSAWCLFTVLWATIVYNPVAHWVWNVNGWLFQKGVMDFAGGTVVHVLAGVSALALILILPKRRGYPGPQFVPHSVGWTLMGAGMLMVGWFGFNAGSAIAVGKDFLPVAGAVSVMAFATTAIAGSAATGSWMFAEWLKVGKPTALGVASGMVAGLVVITPCAGHVSPGGALVIGLIGGLVCFLAVQAKPKLGYDDSLDVVGVHGVGGALGALLVGYFAVRPVMGGMEQVKLQAIGLVSTGVYAFVLTIILGLLIHKTIGFTVSETTEEEGLDINEHGESAYHYN
- a CDS encoding ammonium transporter, which codes for MDTMWVLIAGMLVFWMNAGFALVESGLCQAKNCTNILAKNFIVFAASALSFWVIGWGLMFGDGTPYYGQQGLFFAAGEDNSPALGSAYAAMNPFSTEEYKGVYGAINWTPVPFWAKFFFQTVFAGTAATIVSGAVAERIKFMAFLIFSFILVAFVYPISGHWIWGGGFLGANNFRDFAGCTVVHSVGGWAALAGILVLGPRIGKYAKDGKVIPIPGHSLTSASLGVFILWLGWFGFNPGSTMSVGDGKAISHVLVATNMGACTGSLAALVVAWVLLGKPDLSMILNGCLAGLVAVTAPCAFITIQSAAIVGAIGGALAVVGVLFFDKLKIDDPVGALSVHLLNGVFGTLAVALFYNYDIASTIAALPPVDSSGAVIPADKWTMMDQLMVQLKGIGAVGVWSFATSLVIFLVLKITMGIRVTSEEEFEGLDVGEHGNECYPNFLAKPLIHTASHG
- a CDS encoding YciI family protein, whose amino-acid sequence is MRVMVIIKADKDSEAGVMPNTELLTQMGQFNEELVKAGVMLAGEGLHPSSKGARVRFSGKERTVIDGPFAETKELIAGFWLWQVRSMAEAIEWLKRCPNPMEGTSEVEIRPVFEMEDFGEAMSPELRDQEDRLRTEITAQQQKK
- a CDS encoding SRPBCC family protein; amino-acid sequence: MLKILLIVAAVIAVLLVTTLVLAATKPDIFEVRRTAAIKAPPEKIAAVIEDFQTWGQWSPYEKVDPDMKRTYSGAQAGRGAVYEWDGDNNIGAGRMEIVEASPKGVGIDFRMSRPMTCHNEIAFTLEPAGDSTNVTWMMRGPNTYFGKLIQTFISMERMVGSQQEEGLQNLKTLLEGSK
- a CDS encoding YciI family protein, with translation MASAYMLIFRDTTPAVYEAMTSDQKDAALRDWNAWHDDLAAEGRFQHGHPLDGEGRVVSGARGETIVDGPFVEAKEAIGGYFLITAESLDEATAFARKCPNLKNGMVVEVRPVRGSCHLAQALGRETMR